From Pseudomonas sp. B21-028, one genomic window encodes:
- a CDS encoding OprD family porin, giving the protein MKSTQHLFPSLIAVALAGSALPVRAAESGFVEDAKVNLNLRNFYFNRNFTNPSAAQGKAEEWTQSFILDAKSGFTQGTVGFGMDVLGLYSIKLDGGKGTAGTQLLPVHDDGRPADDFGRLGVALKAKVSKTELKVGEWMPVLPILRSDDGRSLPQTFRGGQVTSTEISGLSLYGGQFRGNSPRNDASMEDMFMNGRPAFTSDRFNFGGGEYAFNDKRTQVGVWYSELSDIYQQQYFNLTHSQPIGDWTLGANLGYFIGKENGSALAGDLDNKTAFAMLSAKYGGNTFYVGLQKLGGDDAWMRVNGTSGGTLANDSYNSSYDNAKEKSWQVRHDFNFAAVGVPGLTLMNRYISGDNVHTATVDDGKEWGRESELAYTVQSGALKNLNVKWRNSTLRRDFSTNEFDENRLIVSYPMSLL; this is encoded by the coding sequence ATGAAGTCCACTCAGCATTTGTTCCCCAGCCTCATCGCCGTTGCCCTGGCCGGTTCCGCCCTGCCGGTCCGGGCCGCAGAGTCGGGGTTTGTCGAAGATGCGAAGGTCAATCTCAACCTGCGCAACTTCTACTTCAACCGCAACTTCACCAACCCGAGCGCGGCCCAGGGCAAGGCCGAGGAATGGACCCAGAGCTTCATCCTCGATGCCAAGTCCGGTTTCACCCAAGGCACGGTGGGTTTCGGCATGGACGTGCTGGGCCTGTACTCGATCAAGCTCGATGGCGGCAAAGGCACCGCCGGCACCCAGTTGCTCCCGGTGCACGATGATGGTCGCCCGGCCGATGACTTCGGTCGCCTGGGGGTGGCCCTCAAGGCCAAGGTATCGAAGACTGAATTGAAGGTCGGCGAATGGATGCCGGTGTTGCCGATCCTGCGTTCCGACGATGGCCGTTCCCTGCCGCAAACCTTCCGCGGTGGCCAGGTCACTTCCACCGAGATCAGCGGCCTGAGCCTCTACGGCGGCCAATTCCGCGGCAACAGCCCGCGCAACGATGCGAGCATGGAAGACATGTTCATGAACGGCCGCCCGGCCTTCACCTCCGACCGTTTCAACTTCGGCGGCGGCGAATATGCCTTCAACGACAAACGCACCCAGGTCGGCGTCTGGTATTCGGAACTGAGCGACATCTACCAGCAGCAGTATTTCAACCTGACCCACAGCCAGCCCATCGGCGACTGGACCCTGGGCGCCAACCTCGGTTACTTCATCGGCAAGGAAAACGGCAGCGCCCTGGCCGGCGACCTGGACAACAAGACCGCCTTCGCCATGCTCTCGGCCAAGTACGGCGGCAACACCTTCTATGTCGGCCTGCAGAAACTCGGCGGCGACGATGCCTGGATGCGCGTCAACGGCACCAGCGGCGGCACCCTGGCCAACGACAGCTACAACTCCAGCTACGACAACGCCAAGGAAAAATCCTGGCAAGTGCGCCACGACTTCAACTTCGCCGCCGTCGGCGTGCCGGGCCTGACCTTGATGAACCGCTACATCAGCGGTGACAACGTGCACACCGCCACGGTGGACGACGGCAAGGAATGGGGCCGTGAAAGCGAACTGGCGTACACCGTGCAGAGCGGTGCGCTGAAGAATCTCAATGTGAAGTGGCGCAACTCGACGTTGCGGCGGGACTTCAGCACCAATGAGTTCGATGAGAACCGGTTGATTGTCAGCTATCCGATGAGCTTGTTGTAA
- a CDS encoding DUF6124 family protein, whose product MIKETPNPPAPGSTFPYNDPDPDKLQEAADRALDFHLGTHPDPKPKTSTQVFTVIDTLDTESLLANLSETLASANAMVSDLAFDLEGSRRHVALGVAQMIELSELLANRALDIVDPR is encoded by the coding sequence ATGATCAAAGAAACACCCAATCCCCCTGCGCCCGGTTCCACCTTCCCCTACAACGACCCCGATCCAGACAAGCTCCAAGAGGCCGCAGACCGAGCACTCGATTTCCATCTCGGCACCCACCCTGATCCCAAGCCCAAAACCTCAACTCAAGTTTTCACCGTCATCGATACCCTCGACACCGAGTCTCTGCTGGCGAATCTCAGCGAAACCCTGGCTTCGGCCAATGCCATGGTCAGTGACCTGGCGTTCGATCTGGAAGGCTCGCGGCGGCATGTCGCATTGGGCGTGGCGCAGATGATTGAATTGAGTGAGCTACTGGCTAATCGTGCGTTGGATATCGTCGACCCGCGTTAG
- the adeC gene encoding AdeC/AdeK/OprM family multidrug efflux complex outer membrane factor, whose amino-acid sequence MSKSLLSLTIAAVVLSGCSLIPDYQRPEAPVAAQYPQGPAYEPAKAAGQAAAEQGWKQFFHDPALQQLIQVALENNRDLRVAALNIDAYAAQYNIQRADLFPAVSATGSGSRQRIPARASQTGEAAISSSYSATLGISAYELDLFGRVRSLSEQALQSYFATEEARRSTQISLVASVANAYLTWQADKELLKLTQETLGTYEQSLKLTTRSADVGVASALDLSQARTAVENARVQLARYTRQVAQDENNLTLLLGTGLPANLNSQPLSDDLLSEVPAGLPSDLLQRRPDILQAEHNLLAANANIGAARAAFFPSISLTANAGTLSPDLSGLFKGGSGTWTFAPQINLPIFNAGSLRASLDYAKIQKDINVAQYEKSIQTAFQEVSDGLAARQTYNEQLQAQTDFVAANRDYYRLAERRYRIGVDSNLTFLDAQRQLFSAQQSLITDRLAQLNSEVNLYKALGGGWNAETGKNEPVKEEAPKMKLF is encoded by the coding sequence ATGAGCAAGTCGTTACTCTCTCTGACCATCGCCGCCGTCGTGCTCAGCGGCTGCTCGCTGATCCCCGACTATCAGCGGCCCGAAGCACCGGTCGCGGCGCAATACCCGCAAGGCCCGGCCTACGAGCCGGCCAAGGCGGCCGGCCAGGCAGCCGCGGAACAGGGTTGGAAGCAGTTCTTCCATGACCCGGCCCTGCAGCAGCTGATCCAGGTCGCCCTGGAAAACAACCGCGACCTGCGCGTCGCGGCGCTGAACATCGATGCCTACGCCGCGCAGTACAACATCCAGCGCGCGGATCTGTTCCCGGCGGTCTCGGCCACGGGTTCCGGCAGCCGCCAGCGGATACCGGCGCGGGCCTCGCAAACCGGTGAAGCGGCCATCAGCAGCTCCTACTCGGCCACCCTGGGCATCAGCGCTTATGAACTGGACCTGTTCGGTCGGGTTCGCAGCCTGAGCGAGCAAGCGCTGCAGAGCTACTTCGCCACCGAGGAAGCCCGTCGCAGCACCCAGATCAGCCTGGTGGCCAGCGTCGCCAACGCCTACCTGACCTGGCAGGCCGACAAGGAACTGCTCAAGCTGACCCAGGAGACCCTGGGAACCTACGAGCAGAGCCTCAAGCTGACCACCCGCAGCGCCGATGTCGGCGTTGCCTCGGCGCTTGACCTGAGCCAGGCGCGCACGGCGGTGGAAAACGCCCGCGTGCAACTGGCCCGCTACACCCGCCAGGTGGCCCAGGACGAAAACAACCTGACCCTGCTGCTCGGCACCGGCCTGCCGGCCAACCTGAACTCGCAACCGCTGAGCGACGACCTGCTCAGCGAAGTGCCGGCCGGGTTACCGTCGGACTTGCTGCAACGTCGTCCGGACATTCTCCAGGCCGAACACAACCTGCTTGCCGCCAACGCCAACATCGGCGCCGCGCGGGCCGCGTTCTTCCCGAGCATCAGCCTGACGGCCAACGCCGGCACGCTGAGCCCGGACCTGTCCGGCCTGTTCAAGGGCGGCTCGGGTACCTGGACCTTCGCCCCGCAGATCAACCTGCCGATCTTCAACGCCGGCAGCCTGCGGGCGAGCCTGGACTACGCCAAGATCCAGAAAGACATCAACGTCGCTCAGTACGAGAAGTCGATTCAGACGGCATTCCAGGAAGTGTCCGACGGCCTGGCGGCGCGCCAGACCTACAACGAACAGTTGCAGGCCCAGACCGACTTTGTCGCCGCCAACCGGGACTACTACCGCCTGGCCGAGCGTCGCTATCGCATTGGTGTCGACAGCAACCTGACCTTCCTCGACGCCCAACGTCAGTTGTTCAGCGCCCAACAATCGCTGATCACCGATCGCCTTGCGCAATTGAACAGCGAGGTCAATCTGTACAAGGCACTGGGTGGCGGCTGGAATGCCGAGACCGGCAAGAACGAGCCGGTGAAGGAAGAAGCGCCGAAGATGAAGTTGTTCTGA
- a CDS encoding efflux RND transporter periplasmic adaptor subunit — protein sequence MQFKPAVTALVTAIALASLLSGCKKEEAAPAAPPPQVGVVTLKTQPFTLTSELPGRTSAFRVAEVRPQVNGIILKRLFKEGADVKAGQQLYQIDPAVYEATLKSAEANLRSTKSIADRYKQLVDEQAVSRQEYDTAMANRLESEANLQTAQINVRYTKVYAPISGRIGRSSVTEGALVSNGQADALATIQQLDPIYVDVTQSSVELLQLRRELESGRLQKAGDNAAMVKLTLEDGSQYAHDGKLEFSEVSVDQTTGSVTLRAVFPNPDHTLLPGMFVHAQLQAGVNSAAILAPQQGVTRDLKGMPTALVVGPDNKVELRQLKASRTVGSQWLIEDGLKAGDRLITEGLQYIRPGVEVKATEASNVGTNAATKNPAPAQAADKAAGGKGE from the coding sequence ATGCAATTCAAGCCAGCTGTTACCGCTCTGGTTACCGCCATCGCCCTGGCATCACTGCTCAGCGGATGCAAAAAGGAAGAGGCGGCCCCCGCCGCACCACCCCCTCAGGTCGGCGTCGTAACCCTCAAAACCCAGCCTTTCACCTTGACGTCCGAGTTGCCCGGCCGTACCAGCGCGTTCCGCGTCGCGGAAGTCCGTCCGCAGGTCAACGGCATCATCCTCAAGCGTCTGTTCAAGGAAGGCGCCGACGTCAAGGCCGGTCAGCAGCTGTATCAGATCGACCCGGCCGTGTACGAAGCGACCCTCAAGAGCGCCGAGGCGAACCTGCGGTCGACCAAATCCATCGCCGATCGCTACAAGCAGTTGGTGGATGAACAGGCCGTCAGCCGCCAGGAATACGACACCGCCATGGCCAATCGCCTCGAGTCGGAAGCCAACCTGCAAACCGCCCAGATCAATGTGCGCTACACCAAGGTCTATGCACCGATTTCCGGTCGGATCGGTCGTTCTTCGGTCACCGAGGGCGCCCTGGTCAGCAACGGTCAGGCCGACGCCCTGGCGACTATCCAGCAGTTGGACCCGATTTATGTCGACGTGACCCAGAGTTCGGTCGAGCTGCTGCAATTACGCCGTGAGCTGGAAAGCGGCCGGTTGCAGAAGGCTGGCGACAACGCCGCCATGGTCAAGCTGACCCTGGAAGATGGCAGCCAGTATGCCCACGATGGCAAGCTGGAGTTTTCCGAAGTATCGGTCGACCAGACCACGGGCTCCGTCACCTTGCGGGCCGTGTTCCCCAACCCTGACCACACCCTGCTGCCGGGCATGTTCGTCCATGCGCAATTGCAGGCCGGTGTGAACAGCGCGGCGATTCTCGCGCCACAGCAGGGCGTGACCCGCGACCTCAAGGGCATGCCGACCGCATTGGTGGTAGGCCCGGACAACAAAGTCGAACTGCGTCAGCTCAAGGCCAGCCGCACCGTCGGCAGCCAATGGCTGATCGAAGACGGGCTCAAGGCCGGCGACCGCTTGATCACCGAAGGCCTGCAATACATACGGCCAGGGGTTGAAGTCAAGGCCACCGAAGCCAGCAACGTGGGCACCAACGCAGCCACCAAGAACCCGGCCCCCGCTCAGGCAGCTGACAAAGCAGCCGGCGGCAAAGGGGAGTAA
- a CDS encoding TetR family transcriptional regulator, translating into MVRRTKEEALETRSQILEAAEKAFFERGVARTTLADIATLAGVTRGAIYWHFSNKADLLQAMLDTLHEPLDELARASENEEELDPLGCVQKLLVQLFQQVALDPKTRRINEILFHKCEFTDEMCDLRQQRRQVSLDCNVRIALSLRNAMKRGQLPGDLDPERAAVALHAYIDGILYQWLLVPNSFALAGEAERWVDIGLDMLRLSPSLRK; encoded by the coding sequence ATGGTTCGTCGTACCAAAGAGGAAGCCCTGGAGACTCGCAGCCAGATACTCGAAGCGGCCGAAAAAGCCTTTTTCGAGCGTGGCGTGGCGCGCACGACGCTGGCCGACATTGCGACCCTGGCCGGTGTGACACGCGGGGCTATCTACTGGCATTTCAGCAATAAGGCGGATCTGCTCCAGGCCATGCTCGACACCTTGCACGAGCCGCTCGATGAGTTGGCCCGCGCCAGTGAAAACGAAGAGGAGCTGGACCCGTTGGGATGCGTCCAGAAGCTGCTGGTGCAGTTGTTCCAGCAGGTGGCCCTGGACCCGAAAACCCGACGCATCAATGAGATTCTTTTCCATAAGTGCGAGTTCACCGATGAGATGTGCGATTTGCGCCAGCAGCGGCGCCAAGTCAGTCTCGACTGCAATGTGCGTATCGCGCTGTCGTTGCGCAATGCGATGAAGCGTGGACAGTTGCCGGGTGATCTGGACCCGGAAAGGGCGGCGGTTGCCCTTCATGCCTATATCGACGGCATCCTCTACCAGTGGTTGCTGGTTCCCAACAGCTTCGCCCTGGCTGGTGAGGCCGAGCGCTGGGTGGACATTGGGCTGGATATGCTGCGCCTGAGCCCAAGCCTGCGCAAATGA
- a CDS encoding alkene reductase — translation MTTIFDPIKLGDIELKNRIIMAPLTRCRADAGRVPNALMAEYYVQRASAGLILSEATSVTPMGVGYPDTPGIWSNDQVRGWSNVTKAIHGAGGKIFLQLWHVGRISHPSYLNGETPVAPSAIQPKGHVSLVRPLADYPTPRALETAEIADIVDAYRVGAENAKAAGFDGVEIHGANGYLLDQFLQSSTNQRTDSYGGSLENRARLLLEVTDAAIEVWGAGRVGVHLAPRADSHDMGDENRLETFSYVARELGKRGIAFICSREKEGDDSIGPQLKQAFGGPYIANERFTKDRANAWLAEGKADAVAFGVPFIANPDLPARLKADAPLNEPHPETFYGKGPVGYIDYPMM, via the coding sequence ATGACGACTATTTTCGACCCGATCAAACTCGGCGACATCGAGCTGAAGAACCGCATCATCATGGCGCCACTGACCCGCTGCCGCGCCGACGCGGGTCGCGTGCCCAACGCGTTGATGGCCGAGTACTACGTGCAACGCGCCTCCGCCGGCCTGATCCTCAGCGAAGCCACCTCCGTCACGCCAATGGGCGTGGGTTACCCGGACACCCCGGGCATCTGGTCCAACGATCAGGTGCGCGGCTGGTCCAACGTGACCAAGGCGATCCACGGCGCCGGCGGCAAGATCTTCCTGCAACTGTGGCACGTGGGCCGGATCTCCCACCCGTCGTACCTGAATGGCGAAACCCCAGTGGCACCCAGCGCCATCCAGCCTAAAGGCCACGTGAGCCTGGTGCGCCCATTGGCCGACTACCCGACACCACGGGCCCTGGAAACCGCTGAAATCGCCGACATCGTCGACGCCTACCGCGTAGGCGCCGAGAACGCCAAGGCCGCCGGTTTCGACGGCGTGGAAATCCACGGCGCCAACGGCTATCTGCTCGACCAGTTCCTGCAAAGCAGCACCAACCAACGCACCGACAGCTACGGCGGTTCCCTGGAAAACCGCGCTCGCCTGTTGCTGGAAGTGACCGACGCCGCCATTGAAGTCTGGGGCGCCGGCCGGGTTGGCGTACACCTGGCACCACGTGCCGACTCCCATGACATGGGCGACGAGAACCGCCTGGAAACCTTCAGCTACGTGGCCCGCGAGCTGGGCAAGCGTGGCATCGCCTTCATCTGCTCCCGCGAGAAGGAAGGCGACGACAGCATCGGCCCACAACTCAAGCAAGCCTTCGGCGGCCCGTACATTGCCAACGAGCGCTTCACCAAGGACCGCGCCAATGCCTGGCTGGCCGAAGGCAAGGCCGATGCCGTGGCCTTCGGTGTGCCTTTCATTGCCAATCCGGACTTGCCGGCACGCTTGAAGGCCGATGCGCCGCTGAATGAACCACACCCGGAAACATTCTATGGAAAAGGTCCGGTGGGTTATATCGATTACCCAATGATGTAA
- a CDS encoding MFS transporter: MPLSLLILALSAFAIGTTEFVIMGLLPDVAADLGVSIPGAGWLVTGYALGVAIGAPFMALATARLPRKAALVALMGIFIIGNLLCAIASDYNVLMFARVVTALCHGAFFGIGSVVAAGLVAPNKRASAVALMFTGLTLANVLGVPLGTALGQEAGWRSTFWAVTVIGVVALIGLIRFLPAKRDEEKLDMRSELVALKGTGLWLSLGMTALFSASVFTLFTYVAPLLGEVTGVSPRGVTWTLVLIGLGLTLGNIIGGKLADKSLANTLIGVFITMAVVSTVLSWTSVALIPTEITLFLWATACFAAVPALQVNVVTFGKEAPNLVSTLNIGAFNIGNALGAWVGGSVIDQGLGLTSVPLAAGALAVLALLITLMTFRQGANPDLAPATR; encoded by the coding sequence ATGCCCCTCTCACTCCTTATCCTGGCCCTCAGCGCCTTCGCCATCGGCACCACCGAGTTCGTCATCATGGGCCTGTTGCCCGATGTGGCGGCTGACCTGGGTGTATCGATCCCCGGCGCCGGCTGGCTGGTGACCGGCTACGCCCTGGGCGTGGCCATCGGCGCTCCCTTCATGGCCCTGGCCACCGCCCGGCTGCCGCGAAAGGCCGCCCTGGTGGCGTTGATGGGGATTTTCATCATCGGCAACCTGCTGTGCGCCATCGCCAGCGACTACAACGTGCTGATGTTCGCCCGGGTCGTGACCGCCTTGTGCCACGGCGCGTTCTTCGGGATCGGTTCGGTGGTGGCCGCCGGCCTGGTGGCGCCCAACAAACGCGCCTCGGCCGTGGCCCTGATGTTCACCGGCCTGACCCTGGCCAACGTCCTCGGCGTCCCGCTGGGTACGGCACTGGGCCAGGAAGCCGGCTGGCGTTCGACCTTCTGGGCCGTGACCGTCATCGGCGTGGTGGCGCTGATCGGTCTGATCCGCTTCCTGCCGGCCAAGCGCGATGAAGAAAAGCTCGACATGCGCTCGGAACTGGTGGCGCTCAAGGGAACGGGCCTGTGGCTGTCCCTGGGCATGACGGCGCTGTTTTCCGCCTCGGTGTTCACCTTGTTCACCTACGTCGCCCCGTTGCTGGGTGAAGTCACCGGCGTCTCGCCCCGTGGCGTGACCTGGACCCTGGTGCTGATCGGCCTGGGCCTGACCCTGGGCAACATCATTGGCGGCAAGCTGGCGGACAAGAGCCTGGCGAACACGCTGATCGGTGTGTTCATCACCATGGCCGTGGTCTCCACCGTGTTGAGCTGGACCAGCGTGGCGCTGATCCCGACCGAAATCACCCTGTTCCTCTGGGCCACCGCCTGCTTCGCCGCCGTGCCGGCCCTGCAAGTCAACGTGGTGACCTTCGGCAAAGAGGCACCGAACCTGGTGTCCACCCTGAACATCGGCGCTTTCAACATCGGCAACGCCTTGGGCGCCTGGGTCGGCGGCAGCGTCATCGACCAGGGCCTGGGCCTGACCAGCGTCCCCCTGGCCGCCGGCGCACTGGCGGTACTGGCGCTGCTGATCACCCTGATGACTTTCCGCCAGGGCGCCAACCCCGACCTGGCTCCGGCAACTCGTTGA
- a CDS encoding helix-turn-helix transcriptional regulator — protein MTLDLDEIIKALAHPVRRDILNWLKDPKVQFPEQLHNHEFGICAGQIDQRCGLSQSTVSAHLAVLQRAGLITSQKVGQWHFFKRNEEVIQQFLKQMSQEL, from the coding sequence ATGACCCTTGACCTCGACGAAATAATAAAAGCACTGGCGCACCCGGTACGGCGAGACATCCTCAACTGGCTCAAAGACCCCAAGGTCCAGTTTCCTGAACAATTGCACAACCACGAGTTCGGCATCTGCGCCGGACAGATCGACCAGCGTTGCGGCCTGTCGCAGTCCACGGTGTCGGCCCATCTGGCGGTGTTGCAACGGGCTGGGCTGATCACCAGCCAGAAGGTCGGTCAATGGCACTTCTTCAAACGCAACGAAGAAGTGATCCAGCAGTTCCTCAAGCAAATGAGCCAAGAGCTCTGA
- a CDS encoding ACP phosphodiesterase: protein MNYLAHLHLGGSGREQLLGSLYGDFVKGPLQGTYDPRIEAGIALHRRIDQYTDQHPLVDGALSRFSTVRRRYAGIVLDVFFDHCLARDWALYGDGALTEFTSRVYRVLADEPQLPGRLAQIAPYMAADDWLGSYREFEVLGQVLRGISRRLSRPEELAGAMEELIRLYEPLSEDFRLFYPQLQTFAASHLWERACSR, encoded by the coding sequence ATGAACTACCTCGCGCACCTGCATCTTGGCGGCTCCGGCCGGGAACAACTGCTCGGCAGTCTCTATGGCGATTTCGTCAAGGGACCGCTGCAAGGCACCTACGACCCACGGATCGAAGCGGGCATTGCCCTGCATCGGCGCATTGACCAGTACACCGACCAGCACCCGTTGGTGGATGGCGCATTGTCGCGTTTTTCCACGGTGCGGCGGCGCTACGCCGGCATCGTGCTGGACGTGTTCTTCGACCATTGCCTGGCCCGGGATTGGGCGTTGTATGGCGATGGGGCACTGACGGAATTCACCTCCCGGGTGTACCGGGTGCTGGCCGACGAACCGCAACTGCCGGGACGCCTTGCGCAAATCGCGCCCTACATGGCCGCGGATGATTGGCTGGGGTCCTATCGGGAATTCGAAGTGCTCGGGCAGGTGCTGCGGGGCATTTCCCGACGCCTGTCCCGGCCGGAGGAACTGGCTGGCGCGATGGAGGAGTTGATCCGGCTCTATGAACCGTTGAGCGAGGATTTCCGCTTGTTCTATCCGCAGCTTCAGACGTTTGCGGCGAGCCACCTGTGGGAGCGAGCCTGCTCGCGATAG
- a CDS encoding lysophospholipid acyltransferase family protein: MSRLRVYARIARVLLVVALGLTMAGVFGLFERLGLANSMMRRQRWSRFFMARLSNALPFSVTVHGQLPQRPMLWVSNHVSWTDIPLLGMLTPLSFLSKAEVRTWPVAGWLAAKAGSLFIRRGSGDSQLIRKQMSRHLEQAHPLLMFPEGTTTDGRSLRTFHGRLLSAAIDADVALQPVAIRYLRNGEPDSLAPFIGDDDLLSHLMRLFSNDLGDVHIHLLQPIACHGQERAALAFQAQQAVHKALFGVIPEKQQAPMRPAIAA, translated from the coding sequence ATGAGCCGGTTACGGGTGTACGCGCGTATCGCGCGAGTGCTGCTGGTGGTGGCGCTGGGCCTGACGATGGCCGGCGTGTTCGGCCTGTTCGAGCGTCTGGGGCTCGCCAACTCCATGATGCGTCGTCAACGCTGGTCGAGATTCTTCATGGCGCGCTTGAGCAATGCCCTGCCCTTTTCCGTGACGGTCCACGGTCAGTTGCCGCAACGGCCGATGCTGTGGGTCAGCAATCATGTGTCCTGGACCGATATTCCGCTGCTGGGCATGCTCACGCCATTGTCGTTCCTGTCCAAGGCCGAGGTGCGTACCTGGCCGGTGGCCGGTTGGCTGGCAGCCAAGGCCGGCAGCCTGTTTATCCGGCGCGGGTCAGGTGACAGCCAGTTGATCCGCAAGCAGATGAGTCGCCATCTGGAACAGGCTCATCCGTTGCTGATGTTCCCGGAAGGCACCACCACCGATGGCCGTTCGTTGCGCACCTTCCACGGTCGCCTGCTGTCGGCGGCCATCGATGCCGACGTCGCGCTGCAGCCCGTGGCGATCCGTTACTTGCGCAACGGCGAACCTGATTCGCTGGCGCCGTTCATTGGCGATGACGACTTGCTGTCGCACCTGATGCGCTTGTTCAGCAACGACCTGGGGGATGTGCATATCCACCTGTTGCAACCGATCGCCTGTCATGGCCAGGAACGTGCCGCCCTGGCCTTCCAGGCGCAACAGGCGGTGCACAAGGCCTTGTTCGGTGTGATTCCCGAGAAGCAACAGGCGCCGATGCGCCCGGCCATTGCGGCTTGA
- the olsB gene encoding L-ornithine N(alpha)-acyltransferase — protein MTQIARISDTGNERRLQAERLIGAQALQEAQALRFNVFSGEFNAKLKGAEMGLDMDDYDVHCAHIGVRDLNTGRLVATTRLLDHQAASSLGRFYSEEEFNLHGLIHLKGPILEIGRTCVDPAYRNGGTIAVLWGELAEVLNEGAYSYLMGCASIPMQDGGIQAQAIMQRLRERYLCTDHLQAVPKKPLPALDVPSNVIAEMPPLLKAYMRLGAKICGEPCWDEDFQVADVFILLKRDDLCPRYARHFKAAV, from the coding sequence ATGACTCAGATCGCCCGCATCAGCGACACCGGCAATGAACGCCGCCTGCAAGCCGAACGCCTGATCGGCGCCCAGGCTTTGCAAGAAGCCCAAGCCCTGCGCTTCAACGTCTTCAGCGGCGAATTCAACGCCAAGCTCAAGGGCGCGGAAATGGGTCTGGACATGGATGACTATGATGTTCACTGCGCCCACATCGGTGTACGCGACCTGAACACCGGGCGCCTCGTGGCGACCACCCGCCTGCTCGACCACCAGGCCGCCAGCAGCCTGGGCCGTTTCTACAGCGAAGAAGAATTCAATCTCCACGGCCTGATCCACCTCAAGGGCCCGATCCTGGAAATCGGCCGCACCTGCGTCGATCCGGCCTACCGCAACGGCGGCACCATCGCGGTGCTCTGGGGCGAACTGGCCGAAGTCCTGAACGAAGGCGCCTACAGCTACCTGATGGGGTGCGCGAGCATTCCGATGCAGGACGGCGGCATCCAGGCCCAGGCGATCATGCAGCGCCTGCGCGAGCGTTACCTGTGCACCGACCACTTGCAAGCCGTGCCGAAAAAGCCGCTGCCGGCCCTCGACGTACCGTCCAATGTCATCGCCGAGATGCCGCCGCTGCTCAAGGCCTACATGCGCCTGGGCGCGAAGATCTGCGGTGAGCCGTGCTGGGACGAAGACTTCCAGGTCGCCGACGTGTTTATCCTGCTCAAGCGCGACGACCTTTGCCCACGCTACGCCCGCCACTTCAAGGCAGCGGTGTAA
- a CDS encoding serine hydrolase → MRKGWFLIPLLLFNLGAHAEDWPGEQWSTGQRPTGTAIEALEQYAFPLRGDDTRQGIRTDALLVIQDGRLVYERYAGPTTADTPHLTWSISKSLMATVFGVAYGEQRFALQDPVARYYAALSHSPDLTLADLFHWASGLDWQEDYEYAPLHSSVVAMLYTRGRRDMAAFTAQHERYSPPGQSFRYSSGDSNLLAAALKNIVGPARYPDYPWTALFEPLGIRHAVWETDASGTFVGSSYAYLTARDLARVGLLMQRDGRWGERQLVPKEWVAFNREPFARFQAGQDEAVPGGHWWLNRAADPSLHPWPDAPPDTYAALGHWGQALYVIPSARLVIVRYGDDRDGSYRHNELLKRVMAAFAGAVQP, encoded by the coding sequence ATGCGCAAAGGCTGGTTCCTGATTCCGCTCCTGCTGTTCAACTTGGGCGCCCATGCCGAAGACTGGCCCGGCGAGCAATGGTCGACTGGCCAGAGGCCCACCGGGACGGCCATCGAAGCCCTCGAGCAGTACGCTTTTCCGCTGCGCGGCGACGACACCCGCCAAGGCATTCGCACCGACGCACTGCTGGTGATCCAGGATGGGCGTCTGGTCTATGAGCGCTACGCCGGCCCCACCACCGCAGACACCCCGCACCTGACCTGGTCCATCAGCAAAAGCCTGATGGCGACGGTGTTTGGCGTGGCGTACGGTGAACAGCGGTTTGCCCTGCAGGACCCGGTGGCCCGGTATTACGCCGCGTTGAGCCACTCGCCGGACCTGACCCTGGCCGATCTTTTCCACTGGGCTTCGGGCCTGGACTGGCAGGAAGACTACGAATACGCACCGCTCCATTCCTCGGTGGTGGCGATGCTCTATACCCGGGGGCGCCGCGACATGGCGGCGTTCACTGCGCAACACGAGCGCTACAGTCCGCCGGGGCAGTCGTTCCGTTATTCCAGCGGCGACAGCAACCTGCTGGCGGCAGCCTTGAAAAATATCGTCGGCCCGGCGCGATATCCCGACTATCCCTGGACGGCGTTGTTCGAGCCGCTGGGCATCCGCCATGCGGTTTGGGAAACCGATGCCAGCGGTACCTTTGTCGGTTCGTCCTACGCCTATCTCACCGCCCGCGACCTGGCCCGTGTCGGCTTGCTGATGCAGCGCGATGGCCGCTGGGGCGAGCGGCAACTGGTTCCCAAGGAGTGGGTGGCGTTCAATCGCGAACCCTTCGCCCGGTTCCAGGCCGGCCAGGACGAGGCGGTGCCCGGCGGACACTGGTGGCTCAACCGCGCCGCCGACCCCAGCCTCCACCCCTGGCCCGATGCTCCGCCGGACACCTACGCTGCGCTTGGGCATTGGGGGCAGGCGCTGTATGTGATTCCCAGCGCCAGGCTGGTGATCGTGCGTTACGGCGATGATCGCGACGGCAGCTATCGCCATAACGAATTGCTCAAGCGCGTCATGGCGGCGTTCGCCGGGGCGGTGCAGCCATGA